A single Pseudomonas sp. DC1.2 DNA region contains:
- a CDS encoding phosphoglycolate phosphatase gives MSGFEQLFPGRLPRLVMFDLDGTLIDSVPDLAVAVDNMLLKLGRKPAGIESVREWVGNGAPVLVRRALAGGIDHSAVDDGEAEAALEMFMEAYSESHELTVVYPGVRDTLKWLHKQGVEMALITNKPERFVAPLLDQMKIGRYFKWIIGGDTLPQQKPDPAALFFVMKMANIPASQSLFIGDSRSDVLAAKAAGVKCVALSYGYNHGRPIAEELPALVIDDLRKLIPGCLDLAAEITLPDAVQPPFGNAIVVVTRKLWMKVIKALARWRWRA, from the coding sequence ATGAGTGGTTTTGAGCAGTTGTTCCCGGGGCGACTGCCGCGGCTGGTGATGTTCGATCTGGATGGCACGCTGATCGATTCGGTTCCGGACCTCGCAGTGGCGGTGGATAACATGCTGCTCAAGCTCGGCCGAAAACCTGCTGGCATTGAGTCGGTACGTGAGTGGGTCGGCAACGGCGCACCGGTACTGGTTCGTCGAGCGCTGGCTGGCGGCATTGATCATTCGGCGGTCGATGACGGCGAGGCGGAAGCGGCGCTGGAGATGTTCATGGAGGCTTACAGCGAAAGCCATGAGCTGACAGTGGTTTATCCCGGCGTGCGTGACACCCTCAAATGGCTGCACAAGCAGGGGGTCGAGATGGCATTGATCACCAATAAACCTGAGCGCTTCGTTGCGCCGCTGCTGGATCAGATGAAAATCGGCCGCTACTTCAAGTGGATCATTGGTGGCGACACCCTGCCGCAGCAAAAGCCTGACCCCGCAGCACTGTTTTTCGTGATGAAAATGGCCAACATTCCAGCGTCACAATCGTTGTTTATTGGCGACTCACGGAGCGATGTACTAGCGGCGAAAGCGGCCGGGGTCAAGTGCGTGGCGCTTAGTTACGGCTATAACCATGGCCGGCCGATTGCCGAAGAGTTGCCGGCGCTGGTCATCGACGATCTGCGCAAGCTAATTCCCGGTTGCCTGGATCTGGCGGCTGAGATAACGTTGCCCGACGCTGTTCAACCCCCTTTTGGAAACGCCATCGTGGTGGTCACTCGCAAACTCTGGATGAAAGTCATCAAGGCCCTGGCCCGCTGGCGTTGGCGCGCCTGA
- the rpe gene encoding ribulose-phosphate 3-epimerase: MQPFVIAPSILSADFARLGEEVDNVLAAGADFVHFDVMDNHYVPNLTIGPMVCAALRKYGITAPIDAHLMVSPVDRIIGDFIEAGATYITFHPEATQHVDRSLQLIREGGCKAGLVFNPATPLSVLEYVMDKVDMILLMSVNPGFGGQKFIPGTLDKLRQARALIDASGRDIRLEIDGGVNVNNIREIAAAGADTFVAGSAIFNAPNYQDVIEKMRSELALARP, encoded by the coding sequence ATGCAGCCCTTCGTAATTGCTCCGTCGATTCTCTCCGCCGACTTCGCCCGCCTGGGCGAAGAAGTGGACAACGTTCTGGCCGCTGGCGCCGACTTCGTCCACTTCGACGTCATGGACAATCACTACGTGCCCAACCTGACCATTGGCCCGATGGTCTGCGCGGCATTGCGCAAGTACGGCATCACCGCGCCTATTGATGCGCACCTGATGGTCAGCCCTGTAGACCGCATTATTGGTGACTTCATCGAGGCCGGCGCGACGTACATCACCTTCCACCCGGAAGCGACCCAGCACGTTGACCGTTCACTGCAACTGATCCGCGAGGGCGGGTGCAAGGCCGGACTGGTATTCAACCCGGCGACCCCTTTGAGCGTGCTCGAATACGTGATGGACAAGGTCGACATGATATTGCTGATGAGCGTCAACCCTGGCTTTGGCGGGCAGAAGTTCATTCCGGGAACCCTCGACAAACTTCGACAGGCTCGTGCCTTGATCGACGCCAGTGGGCGTGACATTCGCCTTGAAATCGACGGTGGGGTGAACGTGAACAACATCCGCGAAATCGCCGCCGCTGGCGCCGACACTTTTGTGGCTGGCTCGGCAATCTTCAATGCGCCGAACTATCAGGACGTGATCGAGAAGATGCGATCCGAATTGGCGCTGGCCCGCCCATGA
- a CDS encoding iron-containing alcohol dehydrogenase: protein MSLSSFKIAHKLITGVGAIEQLAAELTRLDIDNPLIVTDAALVTSGTVALALAHLGERPYEIFDRVLPDPEIAIVEDCMQVYRDGGHDGLIGLGGGSAIDIAKSVAAYAGYHGALEDLFGVDQVPRKGPPLIAIPTTAGTGSEVTNVAILSDKVAQMKKGIVSDYLLPDVALISPQMTLTCPRSVTAASGVDALVHAIESYLSLNASPITDALAIGAMKLIAKALPKAYANPSNLQAREDMATASLMAGMAFGNAGVGAVHALAYPLGGRFNIAHGVSNALLLPYVMAWNKMACVERMQDIAEAMGVKTAHLSANDAADKAVEAMAALCAVVEIPRGLHSFGVPEDAIPAMAVEAAGIERLMRNNPRKLSAVDIEKIYRAAY from the coding sequence ATGAGTCTTTCCTCTTTCAAAATCGCTCACAAACTGATCACTGGCGTCGGCGCCATCGAGCAACTGGCGGCTGAGCTGACGCGTCTGGACATCGACAACCCTCTGATCGTCACCGACGCTGCCCTGGTTACCTCAGGTACGGTGGCTCTAGCGTTGGCGCACTTGGGCGAGCGTCCTTACGAAATTTTCGACCGTGTACTGCCTGATCCGGAAATTGCCATCGTCGAAGACTGCATGCAGGTTTATCGCGATGGCGGGCATGACGGGCTGATCGGCCTGGGCGGCGGCAGTGCTATCGACATCGCCAAAAGCGTGGCCGCTTACGCCGGTTACCATGGCGCGCTGGAGGATCTGTTTGGCGTCGATCAGGTGCCGCGCAAAGGCCCGCCGCTGATTGCCATCCCGACCACCGCTGGCACCGGTTCGGAAGTGACCAACGTGGCGATCCTTTCCGACAAAGTGGCGCAGATGAAGAAGGGCATCGTCAGCGACTATCTATTACCCGACGTTGCACTGATCAGCCCGCAAATGACCCTGACCTGCCCACGCAGTGTCACCGCCGCCAGTGGTGTCGATGCGCTGGTACACGCCATCGAATCGTATCTGTCGCTGAACGCCTCGCCGATCACCGATGCCCTGGCCATCGGCGCCATGAAACTGATCGCCAAGGCGCTGCCCAAGGCTTACGCCAACCCGTCCAACCTGCAAGCTCGCGAAGACATGGCCACTGCCAGCCTGATGGCCGGCATGGCGTTCGGCAATGCGGGGGTCGGTGCCGTGCATGCATTGGCGTATCCGCTGGGCGGGCGTTTCAACATTGCCCACGGCGTTAGCAACGCGTTGCTGCTGCCGTATGTCATGGCGTGGAACAAAATGGCCTGCGTGGAACGCATGCAGGATATTGCCGAGGCAATGGGGGTTAAAACCGCTCACTTGAGCGCCAACGATGCTGCGGATAAAGCCGTCGAGGCGATGGCCGCATTGTGCGCGGTGGTAGAAATCCCGCGAGGGCTGCACAGTTTTGGCGTGCCTGAGGACGCGATCCCGGCCATGGCCGTGGAAGCGGCGGGGATCGAGCGCTTGATGCGCAACAATCCACGTAAATTGAGCGCCGTCGATATCGAGAAGATCTACCGAGCGGCGTATTAG
- a CDS encoding ABC transporter permease gives MLSPYMSPVERVWFYSLRILCGLILLFLILPVLVIIPLSFNSGSFLVYPLQGFSLHWYQDFFASAEWMRALRNSIIVAPAATVLAMVFGTLAAIGLTRGDFPGKALVMALVISPMVVPVVIIGVASYLFFAPLGLGNSFFSLIVVHAVLGVPFVIITVSATLQGFNHNLVRAAASLGASPLTAFRRVTLPLIAPGVISGALFAFATSFDEVVVTLFLAGPEQATLPRQMFSGIRENLSPTIAAAATLLIAFSVVLLLTLEWLRGRGEKLRTAQV, from the coding sequence ATGCTGAGTCCTTATATGTCGCCCGTCGAGCGCGTTTGGTTTTACAGCTTGCGGATTCTCTGCGGCTTGATTTTGTTGTTCCTGATCCTGCCGGTGTTGGTGATCATTCCACTGTCGTTCAACTCTGGAAGTTTTCTGGTGTACCCGCTGCAAGGTTTTTCGTTGCACTGGTATCAGGATTTCTTTGCCTCGGCGGAGTGGATGCGGGCGTTGAGGAACAGCATCATCGTCGCCCCGGCGGCCACCGTGCTGGCGATGGTCTTCGGGACGCTGGCCGCGATCGGCCTGACGCGTGGTGATTTTCCCGGCAAGGCGCTGGTGATGGCCCTGGTGATTTCGCCGATGGTGGTGCCGGTGGTGATCATCGGTGTGGCCAGTTATCTGTTCTTCGCCCCGTTGGGCCTGGGTAACAGCTTCTTTTCATTGATCGTGGTGCATGCGGTGTTGGGCGTGCCGTTTGTGATCATCACGGTGTCTGCGACGTTGCAGGGGTTTAACCACAACCTGGTGCGCGCCGCCGCCAGCCTTGGCGCTTCGCCGCTGACGGCGTTCCGTCGGGTGACCTTGCCGCTGATTGCGCCTGGCGTGATCTCGGGCGCGTTGTTCGCCTTCGCGACCTCGTTTGATGAAGTGGTCGTGACGCTGTTCCTCGCCGGTCCCGAACAAGCGACGTTGCCGCGGCAGATGTTCAGCGGCATCCGCGAAAACCTCAGCCCGACCATCGCGGCGGCGGCGACGCTGCTGATCGCGTTCTCGGTAGTGCTGCTGTTGACGCTGGAGTGGTTGCGCGGGCGCGGCGAAAAACTGCGCACTGCCCAGGTTTGA
- a CDS encoding ABC transporter permease, with the protein MAIAIPLNAGSSLTLKQRLKRAERVNRWKAQALIAPLVLFLLLVFLVPIVALLCKSVGNPEVVGGMPRTVTAIASWDGRGLPAEPVYKAASEDLADARKNQTLGDLSKRLNMELAGYRSLLTKTARALPFATEPASYKEALESLDERWGDPAYWQAVRRNTSSITPYYLLAAVDHRIDDLGEVAPATPDQSIYLDIFARTFWMGLVITVICLFLAYPLAYLLANLPARQSNLLMILVLLPFWTSILVRVAAWIVLLQSGGLINSGLMAMGIIDKPLELVFNRTGVYISMVHILLPFMILPIYSVMKGISPTYMRAAISLGCHPFASFWRVYFPQTYAGVGAGCLLVFILAIGYYITPALLGSPNDQMVSYFVAFYTNTSINWGMATALGGLLLLATVVLYLIYSWLVGASRLRLS; encoded by the coding sequence ATGGCTATCGCCATTCCCCTTAACGCGGGTAGCAGCCTCACCTTGAAGCAGCGGCTCAAGCGCGCCGAGCGGGTCAACCGCTGGAAGGCCCAGGCCTTGATCGCGCCACTGGTGCTGTTTTTGTTACTGGTGTTTCTGGTGCCGATCGTGGCGCTGCTCTGCAAAAGTGTCGGTAACCCGGAAGTGGTCGGCGGCATGCCGCGCACCGTAACGGCGATCGCCAGTTGGGACGGCCGCGGCCTACCGGCTGAACCGGTTTATAAAGCGGCCAGCGAAGACCTCGCTGATGCCCGCAAAAACCAGACTTTGGGCGATCTGTCCAAGCGCCTGAACATGGAATTGGCCGGCTACCGCAGCCTGTTGACTAAAACGGCCCGGGCCTTGCCGTTCGCCACCGAACCGGCCTCGTATAAAGAAGCGCTTGAAAGTCTCGATGAGCGCTGGGGCGATCCTGCCTACTGGCAAGCCGTGCGCCGTAACACCAGCAGCATTACGCCTTACTACTTGCTGGCGGCGGTCGATCACCGCATCGACGACCTCGGTGAAGTTGCCCCGGCAACGCCCGATCAGTCGATTTACCTCGACATCTTCGCTCGCACGTTCTGGATGGGCTTGGTCATTACCGTGATCTGCCTGTTTTTGGCGTATCCGCTGGCCTATTTGCTGGCGAATCTGCCAGCCCGCCAAAGCAACCTGTTGATGATCCTGGTGTTACTACCGTTCTGGACCTCGATTCTGGTACGGGTCGCAGCATGGATTGTGTTGTTGCAATCGGGTGGGCTGATCAACAGTGGTTTGATGGCGATGGGCATCATCGATAAACCACTGGAATTGGTGTTCAACCGCACCGGGGTTTACATCTCCATGGTTCACATCCTGCTGCCGTTCATGATCCTGCCGATTTACAGCGTGATGAAAGGCATCTCGCCGACCTACATGCGTGCGGCTATTTCTCTCGGCTGTCATCCGTTCGCCAGCTTTTGGCGGGTGTACTTCCCGCAGACCTATGCCGGTGTCGGCGCGGGTTGTCTGTTGGTGTTCATCCTCGCCATCGGCTACTACATCACCCCGGCTTTGCTGGGCAGCCCGAACGATCAGATGGTCAGCTACTTCGTCGCCTTCTACACCAACACCAGCATCAACTGGGGCATGGCGACCGCACTCGGTGGGCTGCTGCTGTTGGCGACCGTGGTGCTTTATCTGATTTACAGCTGGCTGGTGGGCGCCAGTCGCCTGCGCCTGAGCTAA
- a CDS encoding ABC transporter substrate-binding protein has product MLRSLKFTALVMGMMGAAHAMAAGPDLTVVSFGGANKAAQVKAFYAPWEAAGNGKIVAGEYNGEMAKVKAMVDTKSVSWDLVEVESPELSRGCDEDMFEQLDPKLFGKSEDYVKGAIQPCGVGFFVWSTVLAYNADKLASAPTSWADFWDTKKFPGKRGLRKGAKYTLEFALMADGVAPKDVYKVLAGKDGQDRAFKKLDELKPSIQWWEAGAQPPQYLASGDVVMSSAYNGRIAAVQKESNLKVVWNGGIYDFDAWAIPKGLDKARAEAAKKFIAYSVMPQQQKTYSENIAYGPANTQAVPLLAKDVLKDMPTTPENIANQVQIDVSFWADNGEQLEQRFNSWAAK; this is encoded by the coding sequence ATGTTGAGATCCCTGAAATTCACCGCCCTGGTCATGGGCATGATGGGTGCGGCACACGCGATGGCGGCGGGTCCGGACCTGACCGTGGTGTCCTTTGGCGGGGCGAACAAGGCGGCGCAAGTCAAAGCCTTCTATGCACCGTGGGAAGCGGCAGGCAATGGCAAGATCGTGGCTGGCGAGTACAACGGCGAGATGGCCAAGGTCAAAGCCATGGTCGACACCAAGAGCGTTTCCTGGGACTTGGTAGAAGTTGAATCGCCAGAACTGTCCCGTGGTTGCGATGAAGACATGTTCGAGCAGCTTGATCCGAAGTTGTTCGGCAAGTCCGAAGATTACGTCAAAGGCGCTATCCAGCCATGCGGCGTGGGCTTCTTCGTGTGGTCGACGGTGTTGGCGTACAACGCCGACAAATTGGCTTCCGCACCGACCAGTTGGGCGGATTTCTGGGACACCAAGAAATTCCCTGGCAAGCGTGGCCTGCGTAAAGGCGCCAAGTACACCCTGGAATTCGCACTGATGGCTGACGGCGTTGCGCCGAAAGACGTTTACAAAGTACTGGCGGGTAAAGATGGCCAGGACCGCGCGTTCAAGAAACTTGACGAACTCAAGCCGAGTATCCAGTGGTGGGAAGCTGGCGCACAGCCGCCGCAATACCTCGCTTCCGGTGACGTGGTCATGAGCTCGGCCTACAACGGCCGCATCGCTGCGGTACAGAAAGAAAGCAATTTGAAAGTGGTATGGAACGGCGGCATCTACGACTTCGACGCCTGGGCAATCCCCAAAGGTCTGGATAAAGCCCGTGCCGAAGCGGCGAAGAAATTCATCGCTTACTCGGTCATGCCGCAGCAGCAGAAGACCTACTCGGAAAACATCGCCTACGGCCCGGCCAACACCCAAGCCGTACCGCTGCTGGCCAAGGATGTCTTGAAAGACATGCCGACCACTCCGGAAAACATCGCCAACCAAGTGCAGATCGACGTCAGCTTCTGGGCTGATAACGGCGAGCAACTGGAGCAGCGTTTCAACTCCTGGGCTGCGAAATAA
- a CDS encoding ABC transporter ATP-binding protein: protein MSEVDSSAGASDILVSFRGVQKSYDGENLIVKDLNLDIRKGEFLTLLGPSGSGKTTSLMMLAGFETPTAGEILLAGRSINNVPPHKRDIGMVFQNYALFPHMTVAENLAFPLTVRGLNKSDVSDRVKRVLSMVQLDAFAQRYPAQLSGGQQQRVALARALVFEPQLVLMDEPLGALDKQLREHMQMEIKHLHQRLGVTVVYVTHDQGEALTMSDRVAVFHQGEIQQIAPPRTLYEEPKNTFVANFIGENNRLNGRLHSQTGDRCIVELGRGEKVEALAVNVGKTGEPVTLSIRPERVSLNGSSESCVNRFSGRVAEFIYLGDHVRVRLEVCGKTDFFVKQPIAELDPALAVGDVVPLGWQVEHVRALDPLLEAN from the coding sequence ATGAGCGAGGTCGATTCAAGCGCTGGGGCCAGTGACATTCTGGTCAGCTTTCGTGGTGTGCAAAAGAGCTACGACGGCGAGAACCTGATCGTCAAAGACCTCAACCTGGACATTCGCAAAGGCGAATTCCTCACCTTGCTCGGGCCTTCTGGCTCGGGCAAGACCACCAGTCTGATGATGCTCGCCGGTTTCGAAACCCCGACCGCCGGCGAAATCCTGCTGGCCGGTCGCTCCATCAATAATGTGCCCCCGCACAAGCGTGACATCGGCATGGTGTTTCAGAACTACGCCCTGTTTCCGCACATGACGGTGGCCGAGAACCTGGCGTTCCCGCTGACCGTGCGCGGTCTGAACAAGAGCGACGTCAGTGACCGGGTCAAGCGCGTGCTGAGCATGGTTCAGCTCGATGCCTTCGCCCAGCGCTACCCGGCGCAACTGTCCGGTGGTCAGCAGCAGCGTGTGGCACTCGCCCGTGCGCTGGTGTTCGAGCCGCAGTTAGTGCTGATGGACGAACCCCTCGGCGCGCTCGACAAGCAACTGCGCGAACACATGCAGATGGAGATCAAACACCTGCACCAGCGTCTCGGCGTAACCGTGGTCTATGTGACCCACGACCAGGGCGAAGCCCTGACCATGTCTGACCGTGTCGCGGTGTTCCATCAGGGTGAGATCCAGCAGATCGCGCCGCCGCGGACGCTCTATGAAGAACCAAAAAACACCTTCGTCGCCAACTTCATCGGTGAGAACAACCGTCTCAATGGCCGCTTGCACAGCCAGACCGGCGACCGTTGTATTGTCGAGCTTGGGCGCGGTGAAAAAGTTGAAGCCCTGGCGGTCAACGTCGGCAAGACCGGCGAGCCCGTCACGTTGTCGATTCGCCCGGAACGCGTGAGCCTTAATGGTTCGAGTGAGTCCTGCGTCAACCGCTTCTCAGGGAGGGTGGCGGAATTCATCTATCTGGGCGACCACGTCCGGGTTCGCCTGGAAGTCTGCGGCAAGACCGACTTCTTCGTGAAACAACCGATTGCCGAGCTAGACCCTGCGCTCGCCGTTGGCGACGTGGTTCCGCTTGGCTGGCAGGTCGAACACGTTCGCGCGCTCGACCCCCTTCTAGAGGCGAACTGA